A single Eubalaena glacialis isolate mEubGla1 chromosome 18, mEubGla1.1.hap2.+ XY, whole genome shotgun sequence DNA region contains:
- the SARS2 gene encoding serine--tRNA ligase, mitochondrial isoform X3 yields MTPNAKPSQIYNIDPSRFEDLNLAGTAEVGLAGYFMDHSVAFRDLPIRMVCSSTCYRAETDTGKEPWGLYRVHHFTKVEMFGVTGPGLEQSSQLLEEFLSLQMEILTELGLHFRVLDMPTQELGLPAYRKFDIEAWMPGRGRFGEPTPPPCPGHQCFQLHGLPEPPPPRHGPDGGWGAAVRPHGERHSLCCPPPPHRPPGEQSAKGRLGARAPCPPALPQHRSDHDPHPRASPVHRPQPAPEAQAPGPACLELRTHPHWPLQVGSRKQPKLGEARTRSSRMAPVSVPGTALPAPQAAALRVILDCSLLSTSTSRPSANPGGSSFKIFPEPAFALSSLAPRWACPLLSPIWRVAAVSWPSSCSLSPTQSQRDPVDTCVGSHPSLLRALVWLHLRGKDKLSPWSTGPHVTCPPPSSSTSLFPVVLWPPPNLPCCSHSQTYSQLRPLHLLDRSLATLPLDLV; encoded by the exons ATGACACCAAATGCCAAACCATCCCAAATTTACAACATCGACCCCTCCCGCTTTGAAGACCTCAACCTGGCCGGGACAGCAGAGGTGGGACTTGCAG GCTACTTCATGGACCACTCCGTGGCCTTCAGGGACCTGCCAATCAG GATGGTTTGTTCCAGCACCTGCTACCGGGCGGAAACAGACACGGGGAAGGAGCCGTGGGGGCTGTATCGAGTGCACCACTTCACCAAG GTGGAGATGTTTGGGGTGACAGGCCCTGGGCTGGAGCAGAGCTCGCAGCTGCTGGAGGAGTTCCTGTCCCTTCAGATGGAGATCTTGACAGAGCTGGGCTTGCACTTCCg GGTCCTGGACATGCCCACCCAGGAGCTGGGCCTGCCCGCCTACCGCAAGTTTGACATTGAGGCCTGGATGCCGGGCCGAGGCCGCTTTGGCGAG cccaccccacccccgtgccCAGGTCACCAGTGCTTCCAACTGCACGGACTTCCAGAGCCGCCGCCTCCACGTCATGGTCCAGACGGAGGCTGGGGAGCTGCAGTTCGCCCACACG GTGAACGCCACAGCCTGTGCTGTCCCCCGCCTCCTCATCGCCCTCCTGGAGAGCAATCAGCAAAAG GACGGCTCGGTGCTCGTGCCCCCTGTCCTCCAGCCCTACCTCAGCACCGATCGGATCACGACCCCCACCCACGTGCCTCTCCAGTACATCGGCCCCAACCAGCCCCAGAAGCCCAGGCTCCCGGGCCAGCCTGCCTCGAGCTGAGGACTCATCCTCATTGGCCA CTCCAGGTGGGGTCCAGGAAGCAGCCCAAACTCGGTGAAGCCAGAACTCGCTCCTCCCGTATGGCCCCTGTCTCAGTACCTGGAACTGCTCTCCCAGCTCCTCAGGCCGCAGCCCTGAGAGTCATCCTCGACTGTTCTCTCCTCTCCACATCCACATCCCGTCCTTCAGCAAACCCTGGCGGCTCCtccttcaaaatatttccagaacCTGCCTTTGCCCTCTCATCCCTGGCCCCCCGCTGGGCCTGTCCACTGCTATCTCCCATTTGGAGAGTCGCGGCAGTCTCTTGGCCGTCTTCCTGCTCCCTGTCCCCCACACAAAGCCAGAGGGACCCTGTGGACACCTGCGTTGGGTcacatccctccctgctcagagcCCTCGTGTGGCTCCATCTCAGGGGAAAGGACAAGCTGTCACCATGGTCCACGGGGCCCCACGTGACCTGCCCCCCACCTTCCTCTTCAACCAGCCTCTTCCCTGTCGTGCTCTGGCCACCCCCCAACCTGCCTTGCTGTTCTCACTCTCAGACTTATTCCCAACTCAGGCCTCTGCACTTGCTAgaccgctccctggctactcttCCCCTAGATCTTGTGTGA
- the CCER2 gene encoding coiled-coil domain-containing glutamate-rich protein 2, with amino-acid sequence MQRREPTVPLLLLLPPLLALLLGAATAAPLAPRPSKEELTRCLAEVVTEVLMLGQAKRGPCMALLHKETCETESCGCGSTEEKGLLVGDFKKPDAGKTRSSHEVRDEEEEAAERTHKSQVREQAIREQLHSRLRQEDHREEEEEKKRGPVETSEGLWKRRLEGGRAPQKRVAEQASDEETAQFEAEEKGVQVLGRGHSLWQGAEAGGERHEDGRHLHQPEAEPKQEKREASDREEHDVERLAHRRDELKKATEMLGEELRRAG; translated from the exons ATGCAGCGCCGCGAGCCCACCGTGCCGCTCTTGCTGCTGCTGCCTCCTCTGCTGGCGCTGCTGCTGGGGGCGG CCACCGCGGCTCCCCTGGCACCGAGACCCTCCAAGGAGGAG CTGACCCGCTGTCTGGCAGAGGTGGTCACAGAAGTGCTGATGCTGGGCCAGGCCAAGCGAGGCCCCTGCATGGCTCTCCTCCACAAAG AAACGTGTGAGACAGAGTCCTGTGGCTGTGGGTCCACTGAAGAGAAAGGCCTCCTGGTTGGGGATTTTAAAAAGCCAGACGCTGGGAAGACAAGGTCCAGCCATGAGGTGAGGGACGAGGAAGAGGAGGCAGCAGAAAGGACCCACAAGTCCCAAGTGCGGGAACAGGCCATCCGCGAGCAGCTCCACAGCCGGCTCCGCCAGGAGGAccacagagaggaggaggaggaaaagaagaggggGCCCGTGGAGACCTCTGAGGGCCTGTGGAAGCGGCGTCTAGAAGGTGGCAGGGCCCCCCAGAAGCGGGTGGCAGAGCAGGCCAGCGATGAGGAGACGGCGCAGTTCGAGGCAGAGGAGAAGGGGGTGCAGGTGCTGGGCAGGGGCCACAGCCTGTGGCAGGGGGCCGAGGCGGGTGGAGAGAGGCACGAGGACGGCCGCCACCTCCACCAGCCAGAAGCTGAGCCcaagcaggagaagagagaggcttCGGACAGGGAG GAGCATGATGTGGAGAGGCTGGCGCACAGGAGAGATGAGCTGAAGAAGGCGACGGAGATGCTGGGAGAGGAGCTCAGGAGGGCGGGCTGA